DNA sequence from the Chryseobacterium indicum genome:
TCATCGCAATTATTTTCATATATTTTTTTAGCAATCAAATCACTAAAATATTCTGTTCTCAATTTCAAAATATCTAAATTAAATACTTCCGCCAATAAGATTAGTCTTTTTTGGTCAAATTCACGTTTATTATTTTCAATTTTGCTGAGATTGGCGGAATCTAAATCTAATTTAGCAGCCAATTGAGTAAGCGTAAGACAATTTTCGGTTCTTAACCGCTTTATGTATTCTCCAAAAGTTTCTCTCATTAGACTTGTCATTTATTGACAAATTTAATTTTTATTTTTGAAATGGAAAAAAATTATATTAAATATGTTAATCAGCTAGTTTTGAAATGGAAAATTTATATTGCTTTTCTAAGTTTTTTATAAAAAGCTTCTTCCAGATCGGCAATGTGAAGCATTGATTTTGATAATTGGTTATAAATATCGCTTTTGGAGTTCCTGTTTTTGTACACTCTTGCAATATCCACCGCGAAATCTCTCCAAAGATCACCGATCGCCGTGATTTCTTTGGAAAGTTCTCGTAATTCGTCATTTTTAAGAATAACAGAGGCTTCCTGCAAAAATGCACCATAAATAAATCTGAATCCGCCACCACCGGTTCCGATTTCTTCCTGCATTCTGATTAGTTGTCCCAGATAATGATTGGTGGTTTTTGTGCCTTTTTTGGCTGCCCATTTCGGAATGTTTCTTGCGACCCATCTCATGGCTTTCACTCCGATAATAGGAACCGGAGCCAGCATATTTTTACAGGTATCTTTGATTCCTTTTTTGATGGCTTCTTCCAGATTTACATGATCCGGAATGTAAGTAGGGTAGTACATATGACCTTTCGGCGGAAGTGCTCCTTTGGCGTATCTCACTTTTTCCAGTTCGGCTTCAGTAAGGGTTGTGGTGTAATCCATCACGGGATCGCTGATCAGGAATTTTCCGTCTTCTTTTCCATAAACCACGAGATTGTGAGCATTAAAATGGAATTTATATTCTTCGGGAAAATAAGTAAGGTTAAAAACGCCTACCTGCAAACCTGTCGGAATATTATTGTTGAGGTTTCTTTCCAAAGCTTTTTGTGCTTCGGCAGGATTGGAAAATTTTTCTCTTTTGATCTTAATTCCCAGTCTTT
Encoded proteins:
- a CDS encoding helix-turn-helix domain-containing protein, translating into MRETFGEYIKRLRTENCLTLTQLAAKLDLDSANLSKIENNKREFDQKRLILLAEVFNLDILKLRTEYFSDLIAKKIYENNCDEQTLALAEEKIAYLKSKKSTLS
- a CDS encoding BtrH N-terminal domain-containing protein, whose product is MELNFEHHQTAHCENGVASNLLLNKGLKLSEPMIFGIGSGLFFVYLPFLKVNFAPGFSYRPMPGAIFSKAAKRLGIKIKREKFSNPAEAQKALERNLNNNIPTGLQVGVFNLTYFPEEYKFHFNAHNLVVYGKEDGKFLISDPVMDYTTTLTEAELEKVRYAKGALPPKGHMYYPTYIPDHVNLEEAIKKGIKDTCKNMLAPVPIIGVKAMRWVARNIPKWAAKKGTKTTNHYLGQLIRMQEEIGTGGGGFRFIYGAFLQEASVILKNDELRELSKEITAIGDLWRDFAVDIARVYKNRNSKSDIYNQLSKSMLHIADLEEAFYKKLRKAI